The following coding sequences are from one Gossypium raimondii isolate GPD5lz chromosome 4, ASM2569854v1, whole genome shotgun sequence window:
- the LOC105766627 gene encoding B3 domain-containing protein At2g36080, whose protein sequence is MEPTQTPPSSKLHNPSSISLENSPWTSHFYPSMFLSSIHAPRHFNLNHDDDEELDDQTSTLNTLNPKPNPPENHQLGHETEPMFEKPLTPSDVGKLNRLVIPKQHAEKYFPLGGDSSDKGLLLSFEDESGKCWRFRYSYWNSSQSYVLTKGWSRYVKEKQLDAGDIILFQRHRTDGDRLFIGWRRRGAAVVVAPAATDGGNAMMENDSGGGGGGNGGWNNRGLYQRYPHLGHIQGDLEANVPYQPDCLHAGSIVQNQATAAGNPKRLVRLFGVNLECHQLDESPPSTPASSMVSSQGPTAHQFY, encoded by the exons ATGGAACCAACCCAAACCCCCCCTTCTTCAAAGCTTCACAACCCTTCCTCAATTTCCCTTGAAAACTCCCCCTGGACCTCTCACTTCTACCCCTCCATGTTCCTATCCTCCATCCACGCTCCCCGCCACTTCAACCTTAACCATGACGACGACGAAGAACTCGACGACCAAACCTCCACTCTcaacaccctaaaccctaaaccaaatcCCCCTGAAAACCACCAGCTAGGCCATGAAACGGAACCCATGTTTGAAAAGCCCTTAACCCCCAGCGATGTTGGCAAGCTGAACAGGCTTGTTATCCCCAAACAACATGCCGAGAAATACTTCCCGCTAGGCGGTGACTCCAGTGATAAAGGGTTGTTGCTAAGTTTCGAAGACGAGTCAGGCAAGTGTTGGCGTTTCCGCTACTCGTATTGGAACAGCAGCCAAAGCTACGTGTTAACAAAAGGATGGAGCAGATACGTCAAAGAGAAGCAACTTGATGCTGGTGACATTATTTTATTCCAACGACACCGCACGGATGGTGATAGATTGTTTATAGGGTGGAGGAGGCGCGGTGCAGCAGTGGTGGTTGCACCGGCAGCTACTGATGGGGGAAACGCCATGATGGAGAATGATAGCGGTGGTGGTGGGGGTGGAAATGGAGGGTGGAATAATAGGGGATTGTATCAAAGGTATCCTCATCTTGGACACATTCAAGGTGATCTTGAGGCTAATGTGCCATACCAACCTGACTGTCTTCATGCtg gaagcattgttcaaaacCAAGCTACAGCAGCGGGGAACCCAAAGAGGCTGGTGCGGCTATTTGGAGTGAACCTAGAATGCCACCAGCTAGACGAGTCTCCACCATCCACGCCTGCTAGCTCGATGGTGTCGAGCCAGGGTCCAACAGCCCACCAATTTTATTAG